A stretch of DNA from Perca flavescens isolate YP-PL-M2 chromosome 11, PFLA_1.0, whole genome shotgun sequence:
TTGCTATGTACTTGTGACATGTGCAATGACagtaaaattgaattgaattgaattgaaatgaaatttGAGAAGTGCTGGGTGTGACTTGTAGTTCATATCTTAGTTCACcttcatcatttaaaaaaaaagtgtccttCTACATTCCTTTTGCAGGATACAGTGTTGAGTCATATTTGGTAGTATGAGTGAATTCATTTGTGATCCTTTTTTCCTCCTTCAGCCAGGATCCAAACTTTGGCAAATCTGTTCTAGGCCATCAACAAACTGATGGAACTCCTGCGaggtaaaataaacatttaaactttTACTCAAATAAAGAACAAATAACGTGaaactataatttacagaggcGACTGGGAGTAATGTAAATTATAGTTTAAGTCATTAGTCAATTTACCTAATATAATTGATTGTCCTTTGCTCATAGTTCAGAAGGtgcagaaataaaaaccacCAGAACTACAAGCAATTCATCATCTGTGCAGGCTCTCTCCAAGAGGTCTCATTTTATAAACATCATGttagcagttatttatttttttaaatacttgaaTGAGCAGAAGCTTTGATTGTGATTTCTGTCATTGCAGATTCAGCGGAAGTCAGGATGAGCTGAGGAGCAGGTTGGTACAGTATTTATACAGTATTTTCCCTGTGCAGACACACAATGCAGCACTGTAGCACTGTTAACTTGTGCTCAAGTCCTTTATCCAAGTCAAGGCACTTTCAGCAGGTTGCTTTAACCAGAACTGTGGCTAAATAATGCTTCTCTTTTAGTAGCAGCACCCTCCCTTCCAGCAAGACTTCATCCTCCTACACCAAAAGGTAGATTTTGGCCTTACCTTTTTCTCTTAAACTGTAAATTTACCAAAGTATTTAAACAGTATTTTTGCTGCGCAGATACACTGTGCAGCATTGTAACACTGTTAATTTGTGCTCCAATCCTTTGTCCAAGTTAAGGCACTTTCAGTAACTTTAACCAGAACTGTAGCTAAATAATGCTTCTCTTTTAACATCAAGTGCCCTTCCAGCAAGACTTCATCCTTTATCATTTTCATAATAATACAACTAATGATTCAATATCTATTTTTTTAACTACCGGTAAATCGTCTGAATAATCTGCCTCTTTATTGCAGCACATACTCAACCCTGAAGTCAGATTCTCCCAGCACGTATGTAAATGCAAAAATCAACAGAGAACAATAAATATAATGTgtgattttgtatttatttatcgtCAAAACAGCACCACAACCACAACAAATAGTTGCAACAaaccaaaaaggaaaaatacaaCTCCTGagcatttttgtaaatttgttcttattgttatttttcttctcctttaGTACCAGAACCACCTCGGTCTCCAAGGATGGCACAACCACTgagaccaccaccaccaccaccagtctTAGGTAGAGAACATTAGAGCATTAATATGTATCACCTTATCACACATGAGTCTGTGTCAGTTTAAAGACAACTGAGTTCTCTTGCAGATCCCCTGTGATAAAAGGTTCCACCAAGACAGAGACGTTCACTGAGCGGGTCAAGTCTTCAAGCAAGGGGTAAAAATATACTATattaatcagtggtggaagacagTATACCCAGgtcctttactcaagtaaaagtatcagTATGCAACAATGGAAAAATATTCCTTTACAAAAaccaagtcctgcattcaaaattgtACGTATCATCAGCAAAATCCTACTGTAAGTATTTAAAGTACCCGTTCTGCAGGAAAATAGCCCTGcgtgttatattattatattataggtTATCACAGTGCCAGTGGTGAAAAGTGACATTCAAGTACTAAACAACACttttgaggcacttgtactttacttaaataTTTCCAATATATGTTACttcatacttctactccactacatgttTGATTAGTTTATAAAATGCAATGCACGGTTATTGGTAAACTACCCAACTGtacacaaatgtgaaaaaaatgatagtgaaatataggatcatttttattttctaaattctgggaaccactggtttaatctTCAACATTATATTGTGTTTTGTTAACTAATCcaatgttttcatgtaaaatattaatctgagaAGTAACCTAAACCTGTCAGAtcaatgtaatggagtaaaagGTACAATATTTTTTACACTGAAATGTAGAGGAGttgaagtataaagtagtaGTACTTGAGTGAATGTACTTAACAACTTTTTTACACGGGCCACTACTCAGCTACCAGAACAACCAAAGTGACTGAGAATGTTACCAGCAATGAAGAGTAGATATCCaacattataaaaaaagtaatcTATACATCACTTACAACTTAACCTGTATTTCTGTGCAGTGCGGAGGACAAACTATACAACACACTCATCCCCTCGTCAATCAAGAATGATTTGTCATCCACAGACAGGTGatatttttattcattaaacttagaaaataaattacattgaTCATGTTGCCATGCAATCAGTAATGATATACTGTAATAAGGTatgttttcttctttacatCAGAAAACCTGTCTCCAGGACTGAGATTGTGACAGTAAAAAGCAGCACTGACACTAAGTGAGTTTCATCCCATAGTGTGTACAATGCAGGGGAGGCTGCGTAATATCTTGGTGACATTATATTCAAGATAGCCAGATGAAAATACTCAAATGTGTATTAGTATGCTGCTGAaagtacagtgggggaaataagtatttgaccccttgctgattttgcaggtttgcccacttacaaagaatgcaaaaatctacaattgtaatcatatgtacattctaacagtgaaagacagaatcccaaagaaaattccagaaaatcacatcatatgaatttattaaaattgataaccatctgatgaggaaaaacaagtatttgaccccctggacaaacagcaagtattctggctcctacaagccagttagtctttctttaagacacagccccaatccgaaccaattatctacatcaaatacacctgcctcacctcgttacctgtataaaagacacctgtcaacacccaaacaaccagcatccaacatcaccaccatgggaaagaccaaagagctttctcacggacatcagggacaagattgttgatctgcacaaggctgggatgggctacaagagaatcggaaaagcaacttgagagaaaagatcaactgtcggtgcagttatcaggaaatggaagaagcaccacaccaccgccaacctccctcggtctgggcctccacacaagatcttgcctcgtggggtgtccctgatcatgcgaacggtgaggaatcatcccaaaaccacaaggggggaactgatgaatcaactgaaggcagctgggaccacagttacaaaagaaacggttggtaacacactacgccgtcatggattgaaatcctgcagcgcacgcaaggtcccctgctcaagaagaaacatgtacaggcccgcatgaagttcgccattcaccacctggacgactcagaagaggcctggaagaaggtgatgtggtcagatgagaccaaaatagaactttttggcctcaactcaactcgtcgtgtttggagggcaaagaacaccgagtacaacccaaagaacaccatccccaccgtcaagcatggtggtggcaacatcatgctttggggtgcttttcagccaaggggacgggacaactccatcgtattgagggaggatggacggggccatgtatcgtggaattctggaccgacatctccttccctcagtgagagagctgaagatgggtcgaggatgggtgtttcagcacgacaacgaccctaagcacaccgccaaagcaacaaaaaagagtggctgaaaaagaagcacatcaaggttctggagtggcctagccagtctccagacctgaatccgattgaaaatctttggagggagcttaaaattcgagttgccaggcgacaacctcggaacctgaatgatttggaggctgtctgcagggaggagtgggccaacatccctgccgaaatgtgcacaaaccttgtcatcaactataaaaaccgtttgacatctgtgctggccaataatggcttttctacaaaatattaacatgctgtttgtccagggggtcaaatacttgtttttcctcatcagatggttatcaattttaataaattcatatgatgtgattttctggaattttctttgggattctgtctttcactgttagaatgtacatatgattaaaattgtagatttttgcattctttgtaagtgggcaaacctgcaaaatcagcaaggggtcaaatacttatttcccccactgtaaaccccaacaaatgcactatttactactgtttgagtaatgtttgctaAAGTCTATCAATCAAGGAAAGttttttaacaaattaaattatatcaatatttacattttcaatAGGAATCAATGGGCTTGGGACTGAGTGCCATAGACAGGGTAGAGAAGTCACAAAGTACTTgatttcatgggatttgttgaaaaGTGAAATATAGACTAATGTTGGTCTTATCCCTTAAAACTTGACTTCAATAAGGTTTTAATCCTCTACTGTAATGTCACTGAGCCCTTaatgaatttttatttttatctctaGAGACATGTGGGCTAATTAGAGGTGTGTGACTGGTATGTGAGTGTATAATGTCGTTTTGCAAAGCCTGCCAGGATAACAATAGATATAacaatcactttttttatattatatcatttaatatatatataatttcttttttccacTAAAGGGagactatgtaacttttgaaaGAACAGATAATACACTTCTTCGTCTTCGTAGAAAATAAAAGTTGAATTCATAAGCAATAAAAAGTACCCTTACAATTAATCAACACGAATCCACACTTACAATTGACACTGTATTTCTGTGCAGTCCGGAGGACAAACTCTACGACACACTCATCCCCTCATCGATCAAGGGTGATTTCTCACCCATAGACAGGTGATATTTTCATTCATCAAACCTAAAAATGAATTATATTCATAGTAATGCCAGGAAATCAATAATTATATACTGCAATAAGgtatattttcttcttcatagCAAAACAACTGTCTCCAGTACTAAGACTGTGAcagtcaaaagcagcactaatgGGTAAGTTAATGCAGACTAACGTTTACATAATAACCCTGACATTAATTACCAGACAGATACAAAATATTTTGTcttgttctttttatttgtttttccagAGATGGTGTTACAACTACAACCATGAGAAAGACTTCTTCTGCGTAAGATAAACCTTTATCAATCATTTGTTTGAATAAATATGCTTTTGCACTCATAATCGCcatatatttacaatatttttgtCTTTACAGGGCTGAGGATAACCTGTATGACACCCTCCTGCCGAGATCCATTACATCTGCATCTAATCTGTCTTCTTCTGTCAGGTGAGACGTCTCAGTGAATAAcctttcaaaaaaacacaaccttTTTATCATCCCGTCACTGAAATaatcacattgtcattgtgtcagcagcagcaacaacagcagcagcatcacaAAGAGAGAGATCATCACAGTAGAGAGCAGCAAAGGGTGAGTGCTGGATTTGAATAACTGAGATGGTGCAATGGTTCTTTGTATAGGCTAATATAGTTATCCCAGTTTCTTCTGACATTGTCTTTTGTGCCATTTAGAGGAGAAACCCCAACTCTCTCATCTCCATCCTCCAAAAGCAAAACCACCAGGTAAACATGCTGACTACTGGGATGATGCCATCTGAAAAACATTGTCTATTctatattctatattctatatCTATCTACAGAGATTAACAGTATGGGGGTCAATCCAGATTAGGTGATAATGTGTTCTCAATGTTATATCCAAAATATAAGTAATTTAGATTTTAGCTTTCTACAGATTTTATAATGTACATAAAAATACTATttaatcaatatatttttttcatttacagtGATTGATATAAAATCTTGCTAAAAGGCCAAGTTTAGTTAAATAGGCTAGGTCTACTTTAATCAAGTTTAGCTTAAAAAAGTATATGGAGACAAACAAAActgaatagaagcatgtcggactggcagcatgtaaccggttagggttagggttagggctatCTTTTGTTTAATCTAAATGCTAAATGCAGTTAGCATTAAGGTTTTTCTGTGAGCAAATAAGCTAGCAGCATTCTGATGCGTTGCTTTCCGGTTCCttatgaaaaatgacataatgtTTTCACGTGtgtcagatatcatgatatttgtaTCTTTTACTCGTTTTTACACATCAACAACCAAGACACATGAGTCTAAAGCCATTCTAGCAGCTCTGTGACGCTGTCTTTGGCACAATGGTACATTGAGCTAAATGCTATCACCAGCATGCTAACAATAACATGCTCAGAATGACAAAGCTAACGTGctaagcaggtataatgtttggCTTGTTCACAATCAAAATTtactgttagcatgctaacatttgctaattagcacaaaaTACacctgaggctgatgggaatgtcatatgtttttttttttttattatttataacatTGTGTCTGCCTCTtcaacacacagctacagctcATACACTGATGATCTTCCCTCCACCCGCACCACCTCCTACACCATTAGCACCAAGCCCAGGTAATCATTTGACTATTATCAACATCTTGAAACTGTGTCTGCAGCCTTGCTATTATCCCTAATCTGTTCCGTATTTGCACACACAGTGATGACTACAGCGACCGTCAAAGCTACTCTTACTCCAGACCAGACTCCAGGTACatcattatttttcttcttattctctCTGCATGTACAGACAGTAAGTAACATTCTAAATCTCACATGCATTATGTGGTTCATTTTGTCTTTGTATAGTTATGAGTACAGCAGTATCACCAGTCCCACTGTCTACACCTCACAATCATACAGGAGCAACAGGTATTcaattatattaaatatggcTGGGTTTGATATTGGTGGACATTATATGAGAATAAAGAAAGACTCTCGAAACTGATCTGTGTTACTCTCACAGCAGGTCAGATGACATGGTAGATTCAATCTACCGTGAATCCTCGATGAAGAGTGTGTATGCAGCTCCTAAGAGGTAGGAATTTTCATGGCGATCCATccaacatttaaattaaaaccacaaatgtgcCTAAACTGCTCGTGGCGCCAGAGgtaaagtcaggggatcaccacaGTTATTAGGATTCCTcgtctggggaccatgaatgtttgTACTGAATTTTGTGCCATTCCATTCCATTCAATAGTTATCATCAGTAGTTTTTTGCCAAACTactgtttccaaggtcaagaatgaacttataAATATATGATACAATACTTTTAAACATACTGTTAAAACATTGTATCAACTAATGTCCCATATAGGGCGGTGCTTGAAAAAGACCTGTGCAGTTACTGCCGAAAACCCTTCTCTGGTGATGCAAAAATGGTTCTGGATGACATGAAGATCAACTGCCACGCTTCCTGCTTTAAAGTTAGTTTTCGATAAAACTCAGCAACAAACACTGGTTGAAGACAAAGTATTTAGATGCTTTATATAAGTACAAAGTAGCAATATCATTCATTCGAATATTTACACCTGggcttttctgacattttctgtGAAATTCTTATTAGTATGTAGAGTTTGGGGTAATTTCCTGCATTGTTCCTTCCAACTTACACCTGACATAGAAGCCTAATCAATTAAACTaattgaaaacacctgtgtgggtttAATTTGCAAATTAACAAGTTGTCAGATGTATTGGAGTAAGAGTAGTAAACAGTATTTTCCTTCTAAAATAGGGAATTTTAATTCAGCATACAATGGAAATACTTAGGTGAATAGtccttgagtaaatgtactttacatTTAACACTGGCAACATGATGTGAACTGTGTGTATCTCTTTCTTCTGTCctcattttgtttatgttttggcaGTGCGAGGTGTGTAACAGCAATCTCGGTAATATGAAAGCTGGGGACAGCATGTGGATCTACAAACGCATGGTGCACTGTGAGAACTGCTTTGAGGTCAccagaggtaaaaaaaagaaaaattaacaaCAATGAGAAaggtttatatatatttctttgctgaaaattgatttaaaaaaaacaccttgaATAAACAGGTaatattcttattattattccaCAGAAAAATGGCGACGCTGAGTTTCTCATAAGCCTTCACTGGAGATCCACGTTATTACAGATAAAATGGAGATTGCTGTTTATCAATATGTTTTGGGTAACATGGGTTCTCCTGTACTTATATTTTTACAAGCTGACAAAGCTTTATCTAGGTGTTTTGACAAATGACAGATTATGAATATAACGTTTTTAGTATCATGCACACACCATTGCAGCTAGCTCTAACTGTGTTGTTGACATCATGATATTTCTGTCTCTGTATTTACCCCTTTTTCAGAAATGTGAGATAGCTCTTCTGATATTGTCTTTTAGTCTGTAGCCTTTAGGAGGACTCTTGTATGTAACATAAAaggagatattgcaatatttagGGCCGGGGGCTTTTTCTGTGTGCAATAAATGCAATCAATATATCTTTATCTTAATGTGTCAGCTCTTTTAGTTGCCCTGTTCTTTGTTCATGTCATTGTTTACTCTTTCATTATTTATACGTATGATGAATGGTGATCAGAggtatgttttatttctctttattgtcATGAAATGTACCATTTAAACTGCAGTGTAATGAAATGGAATAAAGTAAATATAACAAACCgtaaaatattaaatttttcTCAAATTGTACTAACTGAATTGAAATTCTACAGCATTGAATTGGTAATTACTTTATATTAATCACATAATGTATACTTATTGATATTTTAATAGATTGTTTTAAATTTAAgagaatacatttttaatattgtaaaaaaactAGCTCCTGGGAGAAATGTACATTCtacaattaaaagaaaaactacaTGATAGGTGTTTAATAGTCTTGTTCCAGTATTTTTAAGCAATATGTAAGTTATCTTTTGGAATTGGATGAATAGATATTTTTAAAGACTTTCTCGTTGGTGGTGTGGGGGATGTTGGTGGGAAATAATGATTTAGGTGTGTCTGGCTATTTCATGTTAATAGTTtttcaaataattatttttcattattgtaAAAAATACTGATTGCATAAACTGTGATTCAGACTGTAGAGATACATAAATACAACgtgagaaagtaaaaaaaaaaaaaaaaaaaagtacatgtaTACTCTTAAttgcactgtatgtgtgtccatAAGAAATCCTTCCTCAGTGGTGTGATGGGAGAACTCCAAGCTGCGGACCAATGAGATTAAGGCTGTGAAAATcatcccagcagcagcaacatctgtgtgtgtgtgtgtgtgtgtgtgtgtgtgtgtgtgtgtgtgtgtgtgtgtgtgtgtgtgtgtgtgtgtgtgtgtgtgtgtgtgtgtgtgtgtgtgtgtgtgtgtgtgtgtgtgtagtagctTTAGACGGGGGGAATCTGGACACCCTCTCTGAATTGAATAGGACCCTCTGCAGGCAGGCCGtgcttttcttcctctctcaaTGTGCTTTTTACCAAATGGAAGCAGAGGTGTTGAACCCCCAGATGATGGCAGACGTCAATGGCAACAATAAAATCACCAACGCGGAGCTGGAGGTGATAAAGCTTCAGGAATTAGTCCGAAAATTGGAGAAGCAAAACGAACAATTGCGGACTAGAGCGAACGCTGTAAACAATTGCTCAATCGGCCCTCATCTCCAGACCTCGTTGTCGTGTCTGTACGGGGGAACAGCGTGTCCGACTGACAATTTATCCAGTAAATATGGCATTTCAAGTCCGACAGAGATGCATCCGTGTGTCCCCGCACCCCAATGTTCAACGGAGGAGCCGTTCGCGTATTTTCAGCCGAGCTCGGTGTCTCCTGACGCCGCTGGGGAGGACAGCGTCGCCGCTGGAGCCACAACTGTTTTGGATGAGGTTGATATTTTGGACCTCAACACCGTGCTCCCATTTGGAAAGCCTGATAGCTGGTAACTACTCTGTTTATATCCACCACTCTATTGCAGCCATAGCCTAGTTTGAATTTGCTATGAAGGATCAGTGGTTGTGTTTCTCTGTCATAGATATTATAGATTCTTCACAGGCCACAAAACTAGCCATATGATTTTGTGACATAAGTAAAATCCTACCCTGCCATGTATCCTCTTATTGATTACATTATtgattcctctcctctcctagACTTGCAGACACCGGCAAACAGAGACTTTTTACAGgaggaaaaatgacaaaaacagattTGACACAGTTGTGggtatcccagaatgcactgtgCATGCAGCATAGGTGTCTTTTCGGGAAGACAGCACTGGgatgaaattaaaaacaatgacCCCCTTTAGCCTGTGATCAAACAGCtcggctttgtgtgtgtggttagcCGCAGGCTGAACTACTTTGTATCTGCTGTATCTGCTGACTTAGGtagctcacacacatacatgctgaCTACTGAACCGTTTCCAGCTTAATGTACTGTAGGCCTAtctgatgtgatgatgtggaaAATGTAGCACACAGCTGACTGTAGCACCAGCATATATCCTCACTTCATTTAACATAACTAATTGACCCTCAAGTCTGTGTAACACCATGGCCTAGTTGCCGAATAAAAAGACAGTTATGCTTGGTGTGTAGGTGACACATGAATTAGTTTTTACAACCCAGTTAATTTATTGTAAAGAATCTATCATTTCAGTGTAgtatagtcacacacacacacacacacacacacacacacacacacacacacacacacacacacacacctcacctatatatttaattgtattgatttattttaccaTCTTGTCATTATAAGCAAAATTCAGAAGCAACCAGCTTGTTTTACCCTCTTTATTAAGTGGTCAGAAGCAGCTGCAAATGGAGATCCAGTTATAACTCccatttctttagtttttttgtctGGCTGAGGTACAAGTATCTAGGGTTGCAATGAACAGTTATTTTCagtagattattttctcaattaattgattcatCATTTGGTGTATAAATGTCAGGAAATAGTGAAAATTGCCTATTATAATGCCAAGGTGGCAGGACCACACAATTGTCAATTCACTGTCATTtataacaaagaaaagcagcaaatcctcaatTTTTAGAAGCTGAAAGCAGAGAATATTTGGTATTTTTAgttaataaataactaaaatgaCTAATCAATTATCCAAATCGCTGATTAATCCTGTCTTGATTGTCTAATGTATTAATTGACTGATCGTTACAGTGCTTCAAGTATCCACCCACAATGAGGAGAGATACTATCGCTCTGTGTGTCACCGTAACAGTCACATATTCACATGCTATACATCACTGCACCGAATGAAGCTGTCACTTGAATTTTTATTATACACTGTTGGTTTAATGGGTTACTGTTGTTGCCAGTAAAATGGCAATTGCTCTTTTTGAAAAGGTTTATGGTGTATTGGCATTTGGATTTTATGAAAATCACTCCCTTAACACAGCCATGGGTTTACCTTTgcaaaataatgtttatttttttcagctgAGAAATATTGCCACTGTAAAACTCCTGTCCCTCCAGATCTCTAAGATATACAATAAAGCTGCCTCCAGCTTATTTAACTCTTATTTAACTCTATCTTTCTGTACAGTAACACAGTGAGCTATGCTGTAAAGGTTTCAGGACTAAATTCTGGGTTGTGCTGTGTTTTGCAGGCTGTATGTGAGCCCCAAAGCCAAGCTGCAGGTTGAGAGTGTCCTCAGCCCTTTAAAGTGGTGCAGGCAGGTACTGGACCACCCAGGGCCCGAGGTGGAACTGGCTAAGATGACCCTCTGTCACAGACTGGACCAAGGTACCGTGCATTTACCACTCAGATTAACGGCCTTCATCTGCGGCCACATCTGAACATCTGTCTCTCTGGCTGCTGACATGTGATCATAAGCTGTGACACACTTCACCCACAAAATGTCTCTACGTGCGAAAGgatttcagcagcagtttttgAGCCGTGGGAGCGTTTCTCTGCACCCAGCTCACTCGTTTCTAACCATTTGACCATTTAAATCACTCTCTTTAAATTCATGGGTTTTTAAGTACCTCAGCCAACTTCCCACAGGGTAATTATTTTCTGTGGTAGTTGGAAGGACTCCCATTTACACATACCAGTATCTCCAGAGAACAATTAAGATCTGTTAAAGGGATTTGCTAGTCTGCtgatataaaacacacaattcCATTTGTAGGAACACATGCTGTGCTGTTGAATCGCATTACACCATGTTAAGTGGCAAACAGTGTAGAGGGGATTATAAAGCTGTAGTCAAAGTATCACCGGTACCATTGCACTGCACCACCAACATACACCT
This window harbors:
- the scel gene encoding sciellin, which translates into the protein MRKTSSAAEDNLYDTLLPRSITSASNLSSSVSSSNNSSSITKREIITVESSKGGETPTLSSPSSKSKTTSYSSYTDDLPSTRTTSYTISTKPSDDYSDRQSYSYSRPDSSYEYSSITSPTVYTSQSYRSNSRSDDMVDSIYRESSMKSVYAAPKRAVLEKDLCSYCRKPFSGDAKMVLDDMKINCHASCFKCEVCNSNLGNMKAGDSMWIYKRMVHCENCFEVTREKWRR